The Methylobacterium sp. PvR107 genome contains a region encoding:
- a CDS encoding ABC transporter ATP-binding protein has product MSDSKSAGDQPVPALFFSRVERRYPQAEGALEILRGADLAIWPGELVALVAPSGAGKSTLLHLAGLLERPDGGEVYIGGQPTAAMPDAERTRLRREEMGFVYQFHHLLPEFSALENVVMPQLIRGLKSAEAKARATELLSFLGLKERLLHRPAELSGGEQQRVAIARAVANGPRLLLADEPTGNLDPGTAGHVFSVLMALVRASGLAALVATHNLDLAARMDRRVTIRDGLITPLE; this is encoded by the coding sequence ATGAGCGATTCGAAGTCAGCCGGCGACCAGCCGGTCCCGGCCCTGTTCTTCTCCCGCGTCGAGCGACGCTATCCCCAGGCCGAGGGCGCCCTGGAGATCCTGCGCGGGGCCGACCTCGCGATCTGGCCGGGCGAGCTGGTGGCGCTGGTGGCGCCGTCGGGCGCCGGCAAGTCGACCCTGCTGCACCTGGCCGGCCTCCTGGAGCGGCCGGACGGCGGCGAGGTCTATATCGGCGGCCAGCCGACCGCCGCGATGCCCGATGCCGAGCGCACCCGCCTCCGGCGCGAGGAGATGGGCTTCGTCTACCAGTTCCACCATCTGCTGCCGGAATTCTCGGCGCTTGAGAATGTGGTGATGCCGCAGCTCATCCGCGGGCTGAAGAGCGCGGAAGCGAAGGCCCGCGCCACCGAGCTGCTCAGCTTCCTCGGCCTCAAGGAGCGGCTCCTGCACCGCCCGGCGGAATTGTCTGGAGGCGAGCAGCAGCGTGTCGCCATCGCCCGGGCGGTGGCCAACGGCCCGCGGCTGCTGCTCGCCGACGAGCCGACCGGCAACCTCGATCCCGGGACGGCGGGTCATGTCTTCTCGGTGCTGATGGCCCTGGTGCGCGCCTCAGGCCTCGCCGCCCTGGTGGCGACCCACAACCTGGACCTCGCCGCCCGCATGGACCGGCGGGTGACCATCCGCGACGGGCTGATCACGCCGCTCGAGTGA
- a CDS encoding DUF1467 family protein: MMATLSRSTPITLAVITVLVAAFVAAGVGLFKLTVGGAIALYFVVWWTLLFAVLPLRNQPETRPSHVVPGQDPGAPAAPRLREKAIWTTLVAGAAFLIALAVFPLTGL; this comes from the coding sequence ATGATGGCGACGCTCTCCCGCTCGACGCCGATCACGCTGGCCGTCATCACCGTGCTCGTCGCCGCCTTCGTGGCGGCGGGGGTGGGCCTGTTCAAGCTGACCGTGGGCGGCGCGATCGCGCTCTACTTCGTCGTCTGGTGGACACTGCTCTTCGCGGTCCTGCCGCTGCGCAACCAGCCGGAGACGCGGCCGAGCCACGTGGTGCCGGGGCAGGACCCAGGTGCACCGGCGGCGCCGCGTCTGCGCGAGAAGGCCATCTGGACGACCCTGGTCGCGGGCGCCGCCTTCCTGATCGCCCTGGCGGTATTCCCGCTTACCGGGCTGTAG
- a CDS encoding lipoprotein-releasing ABC transporter permease subunit has translation MAASAALDRVKGIAASFRQGTAPFAPFEWILAGRYLRARRRGGGVSVVAFFSVLGIALGVATLIIVLSVMNGFRAELLSKIVGINGHLFATPIDRPLNDWTDLSERLSKVAGVRAAVPLVEGQAFASSQYGGSGVVIRGVRAADLDALAAVSSSIRGGTLEGFDDGTGVLIGRRLADTLGLQAGDTITLVTPKGSSTPFGTAPRTKSYTVKAVFEVGMTEFDQTFVFMPLTEAQTFFNKDGDVSMIEIYVDDPDHVGDMREPLEMAAERPILLTDWRQRNRTFFGALEVERNVMFLILSLIVVVATLNIVSGLILLVRDKSSDIAILRTMGATPGTIMRVFLINGALIGVVGTLSGLGLGILITLNIKPIQHVLFPGAWDPTVRFLAEIPAQMNPKEITAVVITSLLLSLAATLYPSWRAARLDPVQALRYG, from the coding sequence ATGGCGGCATCAGCGGCGCTGGACCGAGTGAAGGGCATCGCGGCGTCGTTCCGCCAGGGGACCGCACCCTTCGCGCCGTTCGAGTGGATCCTCGCCGGCCGCTACCTGCGCGCCCGTCGCCGGGGCGGCGGCGTCTCGGTGGTGGCGTTCTTCTCGGTGCTGGGGATCGCACTCGGCGTTGCCACGCTGATCATCGTGCTCTCGGTCATGAACGGCTTCCGGGCGGAGCTCCTGTCGAAGATCGTCGGCATCAACGGCCACCTGTTCGCGACGCCGATCGACCGGCCGCTCAACGACTGGACGGACCTGTCCGAGCGCCTGTCGAAGGTGGCCGGCGTGCGCGCCGCGGTGCCGCTCGTGGAGGGGCAGGCCTTCGCCTCGTCGCAATATGGCGGCTCGGGCGTCGTCATCCGCGGCGTGCGGGCGGCCGATCTCGACGCCCTGGCGGCGGTCTCGTCCTCGATCCGCGGCGGCACCCTGGAGGGCTTCGACGACGGCACCGGCGTGCTGATCGGCCGGCGGCTCGCCGACACGCTCGGCCTGCAGGCCGGGGACACGATCACGCTGGTGACGCCCAAGGGCTCCTCGACGCCGTTCGGCACCGCGCCGCGCACCAAGAGCTACACCGTCAAGGCGGTGTTCGAGGTCGGGATGACCGAGTTCGACCAGACCTTCGTGTTCATGCCGCTGACCGAGGCCCAGACCTTCTTCAACAAGGATGGCGACGTCAGCATGATCGAGATCTACGTCGACGATCCCGACCATGTCGGCGACATGCGCGAGCCGCTGGAGATGGCGGCCGAGCGCCCGATCCTGCTCACCGACTGGCGCCAGCGCAACCGGACCTTCTTCGGGGCGCTGGAGGTGGAGCGGAACGTGATGTTCCTGATCCTCAGCCTGATCGTCGTGGTGGCGACGCTCAACATCGTCTCCGGCCTGATTCTGCTGGTGCGCGACAAGTCGAGCGACATCGCGATCCTGCGCACCATGGGGGCGACGCCCGGCACGATCATGCGGGTGTTCCTGATCAACGGCGCGCTGATCGGCGTCGTCGGGACGCTCAGCGGGCTGGGGCTCGGCATCCTGATCACCCTGAACATCAAGCCGATCCAGCACGTGCTGTTTCCGGGCGCCTGGGACCCGACGGTGCGGTTCCTCGCCGAGATCCCGGCCCAGATGAACCCGAAGGAGATCACCGCCGTGGTGATCACCTCGCTGCTGCTGTCGCTCGCGGCGACGCTGTATCCCTCCTGGCGCGCCGCCCGGCTCGATCCGGTGCAGGCCCTCCGCTACGGCTGA
- the proS gene encoding proline--tRNA ligase, with translation MRLSRYFMPTLRETPKEAEIVSHRLMLRAGLVRQEAAGIYAWLPLGLRVLERVCAVIRREQDRSGAIEILMPTVQSAELWRESGRYDAYGKEMLRLKDRHDREMLYGPTAEEMVTEIFRGSVRSYKDLPKNLYQISWKFRDEVRPRFGTMRSREFLMKDAYSFDFDQAGARHAYNRMFVAYLRTFAGLGLKAIPMRADTGPIGGDLSHEFIILAKTGESEVFCDKAYLDFDTPPETVDFDDVAALQGIVDAWTSHYAATEEMHEKEAFAEVAEDSRLAARGIEVGHIFYFGTKYSEPMGAKVAGPDGIERPVHMGSYGIGPSRLVAAIIEASHDEAGIIWPDSVAPFDVALINLKVGDAGTDAACAQIQSDLETAGLSVLYDDRDERPGAKFATADLIGLPWQVIVGPKGLAEGKVELKRRAGGERESLATVDLLARIRRV, from the coding sequence ATGCGTCTCTCCCGCTACTTCATGCCGACCTTGCGCGAGACGCCCAAGGAAGCCGAGATCGTCTCGCACCGGCTGATGCTGCGCGCCGGCCTGGTCCGCCAGGAGGCCGCCGGCATCTACGCGTGGCTGCCGCTCGGCCTGCGGGTCCTGGAGCGCGTCTGCGCGGTGATCCGCCGGGAGCAGGACCGCTCCGGCGCTATCGAGATCCTGATGCCGACGGTGCAATCCGCCGAGCTGTGGCGCGAATCCGGCCGTTACGACGCCTACGGCAAGGAGATGCTGCGCCTGAAGGACCGGCACGACCGCGAGATGCTGTACGGCCCCACCGCCGAGGAGATGGTCACCGAGATTTTTCGCGGGAGCGTCAGATCGTACAAGGATCTCCCGAAGAACCTCTATCAGATCTCGTGGAAGTTCCGCGACGAGGTGCGGCCGCGCTTCGGCACGATGCGCTCGCGCGAGTTCCTGATGAAGGATGCCTACTCGTTCGACTTCGACCAGGCCGGCGCCCGTCACGCCTACAACCGGATGTTCGTCGCGTACCTGCGCACCTTCGCGGGCCTCGGCCTGAAGGCGATCCCGATGCGCGCCGATACCGGCCCGATCGGCGGCGACCTGTCCCACGAGTTCATCATCCTGGCCAAGACCGGCGAGAGCGAGGTCTTCTGCGATAAGGCCTATCTCGATTTCGACACCCCGCCGGAGACGGTCGATTTCGACGACGTCGCCGCCCTCCAGGGCATCGTCGATGCCTGGACCTCGCACTACGCCGCCACCGAGGAGATGCACGAGAAGGAAGCCTTCGCCGAGGTGGCCGAGGACAGCCGGCTGGCCGCCCGGGGCATCGAGGTCGGGCACATCTTCTACTTCGGCACGAAGTATTCCGAGCCGATGGGCGCCAAGGTCGCCGGGCCGGACGGGATCGAGCGGCCGGTCCATATGGGCTCCTACGGCATCGGCCCGAGCCGGCTGGTGGCGGCGATCATCGAGGCGAGCCACGACGAGGCCGGCATCATCTGGCCGGATTCGGTCGCGCCGTTCGACGTGGCGCTGATCAACCTCAAGGTCGGCGATGCCGGCACCGATGCCGCCTGCGCGCAGATCCAGTCGGATCTCGAGACAGCCGGCCTGTCGGTGCTCTACGACGACCGTGACGAGCGGCCCGGCGCCAAGTTCGCCACCGCCGATCTGATCGGGCTGCCCTGGCAGGTGATCGTCGGGCCGAAGGGCCTCGCGGAGGGCAAGGTCGAGCTGAAGCGGCGCGCCGGGGGTGAGCGCGAGAGCCTCGCCACCGTCGATCTGCTGGCACGCATCCGGCGCGTCTGA